Proteins found in one Pelmatolapia mariae isolate MD_Pm_ZW linkage group LG7, Pm_UMD_F_2, whole genome shotgun sequence genomic segment:
- the LOC134631670 gene encoding ATP-dependent RNA helicase DDX54-like, whose amino-acid sequence MKVLISSALPRRVARMPLQWFSLGSQNTYKRPNPSPESIRQVKNIDLSCMGVHPVLGCGLEKMELECLQIVDAIKSYKSKATIFEINSSSKTPASEVMRAKRSKDTRLVDKFSKQREDRALESRLQQPINPTTTADCDITEKDESDLNGVFSEVVGGKRRGQQEDGEERPKTKKKRQSGKDEEYYIPYRPKDFDSERGLSLGGEGSAFEQQASSAVLDLMGDEGNRLNQQKKMMIWDRKRKRFVRETGKEDQKKKIKTDSGQVISNKKNRKNFYEEWKKKYKIDDTGSGSDGETGGGGRKPARGRKASK is encoded by the exons ATGAAAGTGCtcatctcctcagcccttcccaggagggtggcacggatgcccctccagTGGTTCTCCTTGGGCtctc AGAACACCTACAAGCGGCCAAACCCCTCGCCGGAGTCCATCAGACAGGTTAAAAACATAGATCTGTCCTGCATGGGTGTCCATCCAGTACTTG GGTGTGGTCTGGAAAAAATGGAACTGGAGTGCCTTCAAATAGTCGATGCCATCAAGAGCTACAAATCCAAAGCG ACCATCTTCGAAATCAACTCCAGTAGTAAGACACCAGCCAGTGAGGTGATGCGGGCCAAACGCTCTAAAGACACTCGGCTAGTGGACAAATTCAGCAAGCAGAGAGAGGACCGAGCCCTAGAAAGCAggctgcagcagccaatcaacCCCACCACTACTGCTGACTGTGACATCACAGAAAAGGATGAGAGTGATCTAAAT GGGGTGTTTTCAGAGGTGGTAGGTGGTAAAAGAAGAGGTCAGCAGGAAGATGGCGAAGAGCGACCAAAGACCAAGAAAAAGAGGCAGTCAGGCAAAGATGAAGAGTATTATATCCCTTACAGACCTAAAGATTTTGACTCTGAGAGAGG GTTGAGTCTCGGTGGAGAGGGCAGTGCTTTTGAACAGCAGGCCTCTTCAGCTGTCCTTGATCTCATGGGAGATGAAGGCAATCGCCTTAaccagcagaagaaaatgatgaTATG GGACCGTAAGAGGAAGCGTTTTGTGAGAGAAACGGGAAAAGAAGACCAGaagaagaagatcaaaacagacAGCGGTCAGGTTATCAGTAACAAGAAGAACAGGAAGAACTT TTATGAGGAGTGgaagaaaaaatacaagatTGATGATACAGGATCTGGATCAGATGGAGAAACAGGCGGAGGAGGCAGGAAGCCAGCAAGAGGTAGGAAGGCATCAAAATGA